In a single window of the Nitrospinota bacterium genome:
- the mtnA gene encoding S-methyl-5-thioribose-1-phosphate isomerase, with product MKTVEIAENGNVLLIDQRKLPTEEVIVDCKDYREVADAIKTMVVRGAPAIGVTAAGGIALGARDIKASDVPGFMKEYEEILSVMGATRPTAVNLFWAIERMRGVVNGTPKSVAEIKKAVSDEALRILREDLEINEVMGNNGAALLEDGDTVLTHCNAGALATAGNYGTALGIIKAAHIAGKKLKVFADETRPFLQGARLTAWEMMKEGIDVTLITDNMAGHFMKKGMITKVVVGSDRIAANGDVANKIGTYSVAVLARTHNIPFYVVAPISTVDFNTPDGSGIPIEERNTMEVSHIGGRQMAPTGVKILNPAFDVTPNEYVDAIITEKGIARKPFKEALEKQRNS from the coding sequence ATAAAGACCGTAGAGATAGCTGAAAATGGAAATGTACTTCTTATCGACCAGAGGAAACTTCCGACAGAGGAGGTCATCGTCGATTGCAAGGATTACAGAGAGGTTGCCGACGCGATAAAAACCATGGTAGTTCGAGGAGCGCCGGCGATCGGCGTTACCGCGGCTGGCGGTATCGCTCTTGGCGCGAGAGATATCAAGGCATCCGATGTTCCGGGTTTCATGAAAGAGTACGAGGAGATACTTTCGGTGATGGGTGCCACCAGGCCGACGGCGGTAAATCTTTTCTGGGCCATTGAACGGATGAGGGGTGTAGTGAACGGAACACCCAAAAGCGTGGCTGAGATAAAAAAAGCGGTCAGCGACGAAGCGCTGAGAATCCTAAGGGAAGACCTGGAGATAAACGAAGTAATGGGGAACAATGGCGCGGCGTTGCTGGAAGACGGCGACACCGTGTTGACGCACTGCAACGCCGGGGCGCTCGCGACAGCGGGGAATTACGGAACCGCGCTTGGCATCATAAAGGCGGCGCACATCGCTGGGAAGAAGCTGAAGGTCTTCGCCGACGAAACAAGGCCGTTCCTCCAAGGGGCGAGGCTCACCGCGTGGGAGATGATGAAAGAGGGGATAGACGTCACCCTGATAACCGACAACATGGCGGGGCACTTCATGAAGAAGGGGATGATAACGAAAGTTGTCGTCGGCTCCGACCGCATAGCGGCTAACGGCGACGTGGCAAACAAGATAGGGACCTATTCCGTCGCCGTGCTGGCCCGGACGCACAACATCCCTTTTTACGTCGTCGCGCCGATATCGACAGTGGATTTCAATACTCCCGACGGTTCCGGCATTCCTATAGAGGAGCGGAATACGATGGAGGTTTCGCACATCGGCGGGAGGCAGATGGCTCCGACTGGCGTGAAGATATTGAACCCCGCGTTCGACGTCACGCCGAATGAATACGTAGACGCCATCATCACAGAGAAAGGGATTGCCAGAAAACCTTTCAAGGAAGCGCTGGAGAAACAGCGCAACTCCTGA
- a CDS encoding DUF167 domain-containing protein, producing the protein MFAMKEAMEPFLAETGEGVVITCRVVPSSSRNVFAEICDGYVKVKITAAPVDGKANKALAAFLAKALGVAKSDVAILKGETGKHKKIAVRGIKAGDTLEKIREAL; encoded by the coding sequence TTGCCATGAAGGAGGCTATGGAACCTTTCCTTGCCGAAACCGGCGAAGGGGTTGTCATCACCTGCCGCGTGGTGCCGTCTTCTTCACGGAACGTCTTTGCTGAAATTTGCGACGGATACGTGAAGGTCAAGATCACCGCGGCGCCGGTTGACGGAAAAGCCAACAAGGCGTTGGCGGCGTTTCTTGCCAAGGCTCTCGGAGTGGCGAAAAGCGATGTTGCCATTCTTAAGGGTGAAACCGGAAAACATAAAAAAATAGCTGTCCGCGGTATCAAGGCCGGTGATACGTTGGAAAAAATAAGGGAGGCGCTTTGA